From Kineosporia succinea, the proteins below share one genomic window:
- a CDS encoding ABC transporter ATP-binding protein, producing the protein MLVKLLRARLRPYTPALGWVVLFQLVQTVATLYLPTLNADIIDKGVVTGDTGYILEVGAFMLGVSLIQIVALGAAVYFGAHTAASLGRDVRGALFQRVQSFSAREIGQFGTPSLITRTTNDVQQVQMLVLMTLTFMVSAPIMCIGGIVLALRLDVPLSGTVAVAVPVLGVLIGMIIVRMRPLFRQTQERLDRINQVLREQIAGIRVIRAFVRDDRERQRFERANTDLFDVSLAIGRLLALMFPTVMLVLNLSSVAVLWWGGHRIEAGQLEVGELTAFLSYLMQILLAVMMATFMFMMVPRAEVSAERIEAVLDTETSVVPPSHPKETGALHGRLELRDVAFHYPGAERSVVEGLNLSALPGQTTAIIGSTGSGKTTLLNLVPRLFDATAGEVLVDGVSVRDLDPRRLSEAVALVPQKPYLFSGTVATNLRYGRPEATDDELWHALEIAQAKDFVSKLPEGLDAPIAQGGTNVSGGQRQRLSIARALVRRPEIYLFDDSFSALDYATDAALRAALAGETQNATVVIVAQRVSTIRNADQIIVLDAGRVVGTGKHRDLMARNETYREIVLSQLTEKEAVA; encoded by the coding sequence GTGCTCGTCAAATTACTTCGCGCACGTCTGCGCCCCTACACACCCGCCCTCGGCTGGGTCGTTCTGTTCCAGTTGGTTCAGACCGTAGCCACGCTCTATCTCCCTACGCTCAACGCCGACATCATCGACAAGGGCGTAGTCACCGGCGACACCGGCTACATCCTCGAGGTCGGTGCCTTCATGCTCGGTGTCAGCCTGATCCAGATCGTGGCGCTCGGCGCCGCCGTCTACTTCGGTGCCCACACCGCGGCCTCGCTCGGCCGTGACGTCCGGGGCGCTCTCTTCCAGCGGGTGCAGTCGTTCTCCGCCCGCGAGATCGGCCAGTTCGGCACCCCGTCGCTCATCACCCGCACCACCAACGACGTGCAGCAGGTCCAGATGCTGGTCCTGATGACGCTGACCTTCATGGTGTCGGCCCCGATCATGTGCATCGGGGGCATCGTGCTGGCGCTGCGGCTCGACGTGCCGCTGTCCGGCACGGTGGCCGTCGCGGTGCCGGTGCTCGGTGTGCTGATCGGCATGATCATCGTGCGCATGCGCCCGCTGTTCCGGCAGACGCAGGAGCGTCTCGACCGCATCAACCAGGTGCTGCGCGAGCAGATCGCCGGTATCCGGGTGATCCGCGCGTTCGTGCGCGACGACCGTGAGCGTCAGCGGTTCGAGCGGGCCAACACCGACCTGTTCGACGTCTCGCTGGCCATCGGGCGCCTGCTGGCCCTGATGTTCCCCACCGTGATGCTGGTGCTCAACCTGTCCAGCGTGGCCGTGCTCTGGTGGGGCGGTCACCGCATCGAGGCCGGTCAGCTCGAGGTCGGTGAGCTCACCGCGTTCCTCAGCTACCTGATGCAGATCCTGCTCGCGGTGATGATGGCGACCTTCATGTTCATGATGGTGCCCCGCGCCGAGGTCTCGGCCGAGCGCATCGAGGCCGTGCTCGACACCGAGACCAGCGTGGTGCCACCTTCACACCCGAAGGAGACCGGGGCTCTGCACGGCCGGCTGGAGCTGCGTGACGTGGCGTTCCACTACCCGGGCGCCGAGCGGTCGGTGGTGGAAGGGCTGAACCTGAGCGCGCTTCCGGGCCAGACCACGGCGATCATCGGCAGCACCGGCAGTGGCAAGACCACCCTCCTCAACCTGGTGCCCCGGCTGTTCGACGCGACCGCCGGCGAGGTGCTGGTCGACGGTGTGAGCGTGCGCGACCTCGACCCTCGCAGGCTGTCCGAGGCGGTGGCCCTGGTGCCGCAGAAGCCCTACCTGTTCAGCGGCACCGTGGCCACCAACCTGCGTTACGGCCGCCCCGAGGCCACCGACGACGAGCTCTGGCACGCCCTCGAGATCGCCCAGGCCAAGGACTTCGTGAGCAAGCTGCCGGAGGGGCTCGACGCCCCGATCGCCCAGGGCGGCACCAACGTCTCGGGTGGTCAGCGGCAACGGCTCTCGATCGCCCGGGCCCTGGTGCGGCGGCCCGAGATCTACCTGTTCGACGACTCGTTCTCGGCCCTCGACTACGCCACCGACGCGGCCCTGCGCGCGGCGCTGGCCGGCGAGACGCAGAACGCGACCGTGGTGATCGTGGCCCAGCGGGTCAGCACCATCCGAAACGCCGACCAGATCATCGTGCTCGACGCGGGGCGGGTGGTGGGCACCGGCAAGCACCGTGACCTGATGGCCCGCAACGAGACCTACCGCGAGATCGTGCTGTCGCAGCTGACCGAGAAGGAGGCGGTGGCGTGA
- a CDS encoding ABC transporter ATP-binding protein, whose protein sequence is MAGASTEKALDFTGSAKRLMRRLKPQRNLLIGAMVLGVGSVVCSVIGPKLLGDATDAIFDGVIDPAAGIDFGRVGNLVVQVLGVYLAAFVLALFQGRLVATLVQRAIFTLREETQAKLSRLPLSYFDQQPRGEVLSRVTNDIDNLQQSMQQTFSQLVTSLLTIVGVLAMMFWISPLLALIALVTVPVSIAVTGLIGKRAQPNFVKQWGSTGRLNGHIEEMYTGHSLVTVFGRQDEAQRTFDEHNDALFQATFRSQFISGLIQPSMMFISNINYVLVAVVGGVRVANGHLSIGEVTAFITYSRQFGQPLTQVASMANLLQSSIASAERIFALLDAREQAPDASPAEHPETVRGLVEFDDVSFRYVEDRPLIENLSLRVEPGQTVAVVGPTGAGKTTLVNLLMRFYELRGGQIRLDGVDTARMTRDDLREQFGMVLQDAWLFGGSIADNIAYGADEVTHDEIVAAAQATHVDTFVRTLPDGYDTVLDDEGSDVSAGERQLITIARAFLARPQILILDEATSSVDTRTEVLIQQAMGSLRQGRTSFVIAHRLSTIRDADVILVMESGSIVEQGDHETLLAAQGAYARLYAAQFAQPVDSVD, encoded by the coding sequence ATGGCCGGGGCCTCCACCGAGAAGGCCCTCGACTTCACCGGCTCCGCGAAACGCCTGATGCGGCGCCTAAAACCGCAGCGGAACCTGCTGATCGGCGCGATGGTCCTGGGCGTCGGCTCGGTCGTCTGCAGCGTGATCGGGCCCAAGCTCCTCGGCGACGCCACCGACGCGATCTTCGACGGGGTGATCGACCCGGCCGCCGGCATCGACTTCGGCCGCGTCGGCAACCTGGTCGTGCAGGTGCTGGGTGTCTACCTGGCCGCGTTCGTGCTGGCGCTGTTCCAGGGCCGACTGGTCGCCACGCTGGTGCAGCGGGCGATCTTCACGCTGCGGGAAGAGACCCAGGCCAAGCTGTCGCGCCTGCCGCTGAGCTACTTCGACCAGCAGCCCCGCGGTGAGGTGCTCAGCCGGGTCACCAACGACATCGACAACCTGCAGCAGTCGATGCAGCAGACCTTCAGCCAGCTCGTCACCAGCCTGCTCACGATCGTCGGTGTGCTGGCGATGATGTTCTGGATCTCGCCCCTGCTGGCCCTGATCGCGCTGGTCACCGTGCCGGTCTCGATCGCGGTCACCGGGCTCATCGGCAAGCGGGCGCAGCCGAACTTCGTGAAGCAGTGGGGGAGCACCGGCCGGCTGAACGGGCACATCGAGGAGATGTACACCGGGCACTCGCTGGTCACCGTGTTCGGCCGGCAGGACGAGGCGCAGCGCACCTTCGACGAGCACAACGACGCGCTGTTCCAGGCCACCTTCCGCTCGCAGTTCATCTCCGGCCTGATCCAGCCGTCGATGATGTTCATCAGCAACATCAACTACGTGCTGGTCGCGGTCGTCGGTGGCGTGCGGGTGGCCAACGGTCACCTCTCGATCGGTGAGGTCACCGCGTTCATCACCTACAGCCGGCAGTTCGGCCAGCCGCTCACGCAGGTGGCGAGCATGGCCAACCTGCTGCAGTCGTCGATCGCCTCCGCCGAGCGGATCTTCGCGCTGCTCGACGCCAGGGAGCAGGCGCCCGACGCGAGCCCGGCCGAGCACCCCGAAACGGTGCGCGGGCTGGTCGAGTTCGACGACGTCAGCTTCCGCTACGTCGAAGACCGGCCGCTCATCGAGAACCTGTCGCTGCGGGTCGAGCCGGGCCAGACCGTGGCCGTCGTCGGGCCGACCGGGGCGGGCAAGACCACCCTGGTCAACCTGCTCATGCGGTTCTACGAGCTGAGGGGCGGGCAGATCCGGCTCGACGGCGTCGACACCGCCCGGATGACCCGCGACGACCTGCGAGAGCAGTTCGGCATGGTGCTGCAGGACGCGTGGCTGTTCGGCGGCAGCATCGCCGACAACATCGCCTACGGCGCCGACGAGGTCACGCACGACGAGATCGTGGCGGCGGCGCAGGCCACGCACGTCGACACGTTCGTGCGCACGCTGCCCGACGGCTACGACACGGTGCTCGACGACGAGGGCTCCGACGTCAGCGCGGGGGAGCGGCAGCTCATCACGATCGCCCGGGCGTTCCTGGCCAGGCCGCAGATCCTGATTCTCGACGAGGCGACCAGCTCGGTGGACACCCGCACCGAGGTGCTCATCCAGCAGGCGATGGGTTCGCTGCGTCAGGGGCGCACCAGTTTCGTGATCGCGCACCGGCTCTCGACGATCCGCGACGCCGACGTCATCCTGGTGATGGAGTCGGGCAGCATCGTCGAGCAGGGCGACCACGAGACCCTGCTCGCCGCCCAGGGGGCGTACGCCCGGCTCTACGCCGCGCAGTTCGCCCAGCCGGTCGACTCGGTCGACTGA
- a CDS encoding aldose epimerase family protein — MTSTDITYERSAFGVTAAGEPVERWTLDDGTLRVSVLTYGGNIQSLEVPSGAGTEERVDVVLGFDDIAGYEGTKAFISALIGRVANRLAGSRFSLDGTEYEITANEGPNSLHGGVDGFNRRVWTATEIDGGLRLSLVSPDGDQGYPGELTVSVDYLLLPGGTFRIRYAATTSAPTVVNLTQHAYFNLGGVSGKPSIDGHTLRVASGHYTPVDPALLPSGEVAHVVGTPMDLRTAQPLDFLNLDHNLVLDSSEETEAGHGHGHGHDDEGLHFAALLTHEPSGRTLTVTTTEPAIQVYTGSQLDGSDTGKGGVVYGASAGLCLETQNYPDAPNQPDFPSIVLRPGQEYRQITDWTFGA, encoded by the coding sequence GTGACCTCTACTGACATCACGTACGAACGATCCGCCTTCGGCGTCACCGCGGCCGGCGAGCCGGTGGAACGCTGGACCCTTGACGACGGCACGCTGCGCGTGAGCGTGCTGACGTACGGGGGCAACATCCAGTCGCTGGAGGTGCCCTCGGGAGCGGGGACCGAGGAGCGGGTGGACGTGGTGCTCGGCTTCGACGACATCGCCGGCTACGAGGGCACGAAGGCCTTCATCAGCGCGCTGATCGGCCGCGTCGCCAACCGCCTGGCGGGCTCGCGGTTCAGCCTCGACGGCACCGAGTACGAGATCACGGCCAACGAGGGGCCGAACTCGCTGCACGGCGGCGTCGACGGCTTCAACCGCCGGGTCTGGACCGCCACCGAGATCGACGGCGGTCTGCGCCTGTCGCTGGTCAGCCCGGACGGTGACCAGGGCTACCCGGGTGAGCTGACCGTGTCGGTCGACTACCTGCTCCTGCCCGGTGGCACGTTCCGCATCCGCTACGCGGCGACCACCAGCGCGCCGACGGTGGTGAACCTGACCCAGCACGCGTACTTCAACCTGGGCGGCGTCAGCGGCAAGCCCTCGATCGACGGGCACACCCTGCGCGTCGCGTCGGGCCACTACACCCCGGTCGACCCGGCCCTGCTGCCCTCCGGCGAGGTCGCGCACGTGGTCGGCACGCCGATGGACCTGCGCACGGCCCAGCCCCTGGACTTCCTGAACCTCGACCACAACCTGGTGCTGGACTCCTCCGAAGAGACCGAAGCGGGTCATGGCCACGGGCACGGTCACGACGACGAGGGCCTGCACTTCGCCGCTCTCCTGACCCATGAACCCAGCGGCCGCACCCTGACCGTCACCACCACCGAGCCGGCCATCCAGGTCTACACCGGCAGCCAGCTCGACGGCTCCGACACCGGCAAGGGTGGCGTCGTCTACGGCGCCTCCGCGGGACTGTGCCTGGAGACGCAGAACTACCCGGACGCCCCGAACCAGCCCGACTTCCCGTCGATCGTGCTGCGCCCGGGCCAGGAGTACCGCCAGATCACCGACTGGACGTTCGGGGCCTGA
- a CDS encoding Gfo/Idh/MocA family protein, which translates to MTEVLRWGIIGTGGIASRFAADTAKLDDTAVSAVGSRSAAKAAEFAATWGVPASHGSYQDLVSDPSVDAVYVASPHPFHAEHALLAIAAGKHVLVEKPFTMDAVEARTVADAARTAGVFCMEAMWTRFLPHMVHLRELLAAGAIGDVLAMGADQGMRFEQNPEHRLFSFELGGGALLDLGIYPFSFASMVLGAPQTVRAAATPAFTGVDGTTSAVLTYGNGAHAVILCSATVATPMKAWIAGTEGRIELDRQWYTSTTTLTLTKSDGSTEKFEPVPGLVEGRAKGMHFMVTEAVERIRAGELESEVMPLDETISIMGILDEVRDQIGLVYPES; encoded by the coding sequence ATGACCGAAGTGCTTCGCTGGGGGATCATCGGCACCGGGGGAATCGCCTCGCGGTTCGCGGCCGACACGGCCAAGCTGGACGACACGGCAGTGTCCGCCGTCGGCTCGCGGTCGGCGGCGAAGGCCGCCGAGTTCGCTGCCACCTGGGGCGTTCCGGCCAGTCACGGCAGCTACCAGGACCTGGTCTCCGACCCGTCGGTGGACGCGGTCTACGTGGCCAGCCCGCACCCGTTCCACGCCGAGCACGCCCTGCTGGCGATCGCCGCGGGCAAGCACGTGCTGGTGGAGAAGCCGTTCACGATGGACGCGGTCGAGGCCCGCACCGTGGCCGACGCCGCGCGCACGGCCGGGGTCTTCTGCATGGAGGCGATGTGGACCCGCTTCCTGCCGCACATGGTGCACCTGCGTGAGCTGCTCGCCGCCGGCGCGATCGGCGACGTGCTGGCCATGGGCGCCGACCAGGGCATGCGCTTCGAGCAGAACCCCGAGCACCGGCTGTTCTCGTTCGAGCTCGGCGGCGGCGCCCTGCTCGACCTCGGCATCTACCCGTTCTCGTTCGCCTCGATGGTGCTCGGCGCCCCGCAGACCGTGCGGGCCGCCGCCACGCCCGCCTTCACCGGCGTCGACGGCACCACCTCGGCCGTGCTCACCTACGGCAACGGCGCGCACGCGGTGATCCTGTGCAGCGCCACCGTGGCCACCCCGATGAAGGCGTGGATCGCGGGCACCGAGGGCCGCATCGAGCTGGACCGCCAGTGGTACACCTCCACCACCACCCTCACGCTCACGAAGAGCGACGGCAGCACCGAGAAGTTCGAGCCGGTGCCCGGGCTGGTCGAGGGCCGGGCCAAGGGCATGCACTTCATGGTCACCGAGGCGGTGGAGCGCATCCGCGCCGGTGAGCTGGAGAGTGAGGTCATGCCGCTCGACGAGACCATCTCGATCATGGGCATCCTCGACGAGGTCCGCGACCAGATCGGTCTCGTGTACCCAGAGTCCTGA
- the pgeF gene encoding peptidoglycan editing factor PgeF has protein sequence MIARTATDIPLLTWSIFDGHGVRAAVTTRDGGVSAGRYASLNLGLHVDDDPEAVRVNRERAARAFGAAPHDLVFARQVHGREVATVTEPGQQGIEADALITAETDPVLVIMVADCVPLVLFDPVRRVAAAVHAGWPGTVAGVTTATVLELQKQGTDPNDLLVGIGPSIAPDRYQVGDDVHVKAVEALGDRAGDVIRPDGTGRWLFDLWTANIIQLTEAGVRPDAIELAGLDTGPGTPFFSHRSQGPTGRFAALVQLKAPQSPENQDPR, from the coding sequence ATGATTGCCCGAACCGCGACGGACATCCCTCTGCTGACGTGGTCGATCTTTGACGGTCACGGTGTGCGGGCGGCGGTGACCACCCGTGACGGCGGCGTGAGTGCCGGGCGCTACGCCTCGCTGAATCTCGGCCTGCACGTCGACGACGACCCGGAAGCCGTGCGGGTCAACCGCGAGCGGGCCGCCCGCGCGTTCGGCGCGGCTCCGCACGATCTGGTCTTCGCCAGGCAGGTGCACGGGCGTGAGGTGGCCACGGTCACCGAGCCCGGCCAGCAGGGCATCGAGGCCGACGCCCTGATCACCGCCGAGACCGACCCGGTGCTGGTCATCATGGTCGCCGACTGCGTGCCGCTGGTGCTGTTCGACCCGGTGCGCCGGGTGGCCGCCGCCGTGCACGCGGGCTGGCCCGGCACCGTCGCCGGGGTCACCACCGCCACCGTGCTCGAGCTCCAGAAGCAGGGCACCGACCCGAACGACCTGCTCGTCGGCATCGGCCCCTCCATCGCCCCCGACCGCTACCAGGTCGGCGACGACGTGCACGTCAAGGCGGTCGAGGCTCTCGGAGATCGAGCCGGCGACGTCATCCGTCCCGACGGCACCGGCCGCTGGCTGTTCGACCTCTGGACCGCCAACATCATTCAGCTCACCGAGGCCGGCGTGCGGCCGGACGCGATCGAGCTCGCGGGCCTGGACACCGGCCCGGGCACCCCGTTCTTCAGCCATCGCTCGCAGGGCCCGACGGGCCGGTTCGCGGCCCTGGTCCAACTGAAAGCTCCGCAGTCTCCCGAGAATCAGGATCCCCGATGA
- the murD gene encoding UDP-N-acetylmuramoyl-L-alanine--D-glutamate ligase: protein MSDALSWDDLDGHRIGIYGLGREGEASLRACQARGIEPLLVDDNPPAGGVEGRKVLATAEGGFDALSVCEIVIKSPGISRYADQVTALEDQGVRVVGGLGLWVEGADPDKVVLITGTKGKSTTAAITGHLLKGLGYRTLVGGNIGVPPFDPALDPAVGGPAQDFWVIEVSSYQATDILSAPHVVGVTSLNPDHLPWHRNELETYYRDKLSLAGRPGARWTVANGDSAEIRDRAALLGPRIEWVTAVQGEEKWIDELGLLGVHNRRNAAIARTMLQKLGVKQADDEDELARAAAGFAGLESRLQQVGMIDQVSFVDDGLSTNVLPTLAAVEAFEGRRVALIVGGQDRGIDYRPLAEGLRERESEVLVLTTPDNGPRIASELNQTGCGPHATVKETADLDEAVEEGYAWARPNGVVLLSPAAPSFGRFRDYRHRGEAFVEAMNRISRRGPGSPG from the coding sequence ATGAGTGACGCTCTGTCCTGGGACGACCTCGACGGTCACCGCATCGGCATCTACGGTCTGGGCCGCGAGGGTGAGGCCAGCCTGCGCGCCTGCCAGGCCCGCGGCATCGAGCCGCTGCTGGTCGACGACAACCCGCCGGCCGGCGGGGTCGAGGGCCGCAAGGTCCTGGCCACGGCCGAGGGCGGTTTCGACGCGCTCTCGGTCTGCGAGATCGTGATCAAGTCACCGGGTATCAGCCGCTACGCCGACCAGGTCACCGCCCTCGAAGACCAGGGCGTGCGGGTCGTCGGCGGGCTGGGCCTGTGGGTGGAGGGCGCCGACCCTGACAAGGTCGTGCTGATCACCGGCACCAAGGGCAAGAGCACCACGGCCGCGATCACCGGGCACCTGCTCAAGGGCCTGGGCTACCGCACGCTGGTCGGCGGCAACATCGGCGTCCCGCCCTTCGACCCGGCGCTCGACCCGGCCGTCGGCGGTCCGGCGCAGGACTTCTGGGTGATCGAGGTGTCGAGCTACCAGGCCACCGACATCCTCAGTGCGCCGCACGTGGTCGGCGTGACCTCGCTCAACCCCGACCACCTGCCCTGGCACCGCAACGAGCTGGAGACGTACTACCGCGACAAGCTCAGCCTGGCCGGGCGGCCGGGGGCGCGGTGGACCGTGGCGAACGGCGACAGTGCCGAGATCCGTGACCGCGCCGCTCTTCTGGGACCCCGGATCGAGTGGGTCACCGCGGTGCAGGGCGAAGAGAAATGGATCGACGAGCTCGGCCTGCTCGGCGTGCACAACCGTCGCAACGCCGCGATCGCCCGCACCATGCTGCAGAAGCTGGGCGTGAAGCAGGCCGACGACGAAGACGAGCTGGCCCGTGCCGCAGCGGGTTTCGCCGGTCTGGAGAGCCGTCTGCAGCAGGTCGGCATGATCGACCAGGTGAGTTTCGTCGACGACGGGCTGTCCACCAACGTGCTGCCGACGCTGGCCGCGGTCGAGGCCTTCGAGGGGCGCCGGGTGGCGCTCATCGTCGGTGGCCAGGACCGGGGCATCGACTACCGGCCGCTGGCCGAGGGGCTGCGTGAGCGTGAGTCCGAGGTGCTGGTGCTGACCACGCCCGACAACGGCCCGCGCATCGCGTCCGAGCTGAACCAGACCGGATGCGGTCCGCACGCCACGGTGAAGGAGACCGCCGACCTCGACGAGGCGGTGGAGGAGGGTTACGCCTGGGCCCGGCCCAACGGCGTGGTGCTGCTGTCGCCCGCCGCGCCCAGTTTCGGCCGGTTCCGCGACTACCGGCACCGCGGTGAGGCTTTCGTCGAGGCGATGAACCGGATCTCGCGCCGGGGGCCCGGCTCACCCGGTTAG
- a CDS encoding exopolyphosphatase has translation MSSGKFRLVTRSDFDGLVCAVLLRALDMIDEITFVHPKDVQDGLVEVTDQDILTNLPYAAQAHLVFDHHHSETLRVGGTPKNHVIVEEAPSAARVVFDHYGGAKAFPMVSDELMRAVDQADSADYALGDILEPQGWALLNFLMDSRTGLGRFRDFRISNYQLMMQLIDSVLNEASVADILTEPDVAERVTLFQEQSELFVAQLQRVSTVRGDLVVVDLRDEEIIHAGNRFMIYALFPQCRVSVHVIMGKQGRNTVLAVGKSILDRTSPVDIGQLMLRYGGGGHHAAGTCQVPHEDTERVLAEITAAVNEPAHV, from the coding sequence ATGTCGTCAGGAAAGTTCCGTCTGGTCACACGAAGCGACTTCGACGGTCTCGTCTGCGCGGTGCTGCTGCGCGCACTCGACATGATCGACGAGATCACCTTCGTGCACCCGAAAGACGTGCAGGACGGGCTGGTCGAGGTCACCGATCAGGACATCCTGACCAACCTGCCCTACGCCGCGCAGGCGCACCTGGTGTTCGACCACCACCACAGCGAGACGCTGCGGGTGGGCGGCACCCCGAAGAACCACGTGATCGTCGAGGAGGCGCCGTCCGCGGCCCGCGTGGTGTTCGACCACTACGGCGGCGCGAAGGCGTTCCCGATGGTCTCGGACGAGCTGATGCGGGCCGTCGACCAGGCCGACTCGGCCGACTACGCCCTCGGCGACATCCTCGAGCCGCAGGGCTGGGCGCTGCTGAACTTCCTCATGGACAGCCGCACCGGCCTGGGGCGCTTCCGTGACTTCCGGATCTCCAACTACCAGTTGATGATGCAGCTCATCGACAGCGTGCTGAACGAGGCCTCGGTCGCCGACATCCTGACCGAGCCCGACGTGGCCGAGCGGGTGACGTTGTTCCAGGAGCAGTCCGAGCTGTTCGTGGCCCAGTTGCAGCGGGTTTCGACCGTCCGGGGTGATCTGGTGGTGGTCGACCTGCGTGACGAGGAGATCATCCACGCCGGCAACCGTTTCATGATCTACGCGCTGTTCCCGCAGTGCCGGGTCTCGGTGCACGTGATCATGGGCAAGCAGGGCCGCAACACCGTTCTGGCGGTGGGAAAGTCGATCCTCGACCGCACCTCGCCCGTCGACATCGGCCAGCTGATGCTGCGTTACGGCGGCGGTGGGCACCACGCCGCGGGCACCTGTCAGGTGCCGCACGAGGACACCGAGCGGGTGCTGGCCGAGATCACGGCCGCGGTGAACGAGCCGGCCCACGTCTGA
- a CDS encoding alpha/beta fold hydrolase, protein MTQTSLRPGTRPAGESKWLDLPDGPVHYVDHGGPDGAPLAVLVHGLGGSHANWAALAPLLTHRLRVVAVDLAGFGLTTAGPRPASVSANADLLHRFVRQLSLDPVILVGNSMGGMISSLVAAEHPEAVRHLALVDPVLPLTAALPDHMLVATGLEGMLPLRVRMALARRRGPVPRNRQAMTMITLCCDDPEKVTDEVVDVHLALAARRGFVEETARDYKAAASSIVFTVARRRRYARLLHSIQTPVLLLHGTKDRLVPFRVARVAAAANPNWTFHPATGVGHVPMLEAPLWTSQRILEWIQPA, encoded by the coding sequence ATGACCCAGACCTCCCTGCGCCCAGGCACCCGGCCCGCCGGGGAGTCGAAATGGCTCGATCTGCCCGACGGCCCGGTGCACTACGTCGATCATGGCGGACCCGACGGGGCCCCGCTGGCCGTGCTCGTGCACGGTCTCGGCGGTTCGCACGCGAACTGGGCCGCGCTGGCCCCCCTGCTCACCCACCGGCTGCGCGTCGTCGCCGTCGACCTGGCCGGGTTCGGCCTGACCACCGCGGGCCCCCGGCCGGCCAGCGTCAGCGCGAACGCCGATCTGCTGCACCGTTTCGTGCGGCAGCTGTCGCTCGACCCGGTGATCCTGGTCGGCAACTCGATGGGCGGCATGATCAGCTCGCTGGTCGCCGCCGAGCACCCGGAGGCCGTGCGTCACCTGGCCCTCGTCGACCCGGTGCTGCCCCTCACCGCGGCGCTGCCCGACCACATGCTCGTCGCCACCGGCCTGGAGGGGATGCTCCCCCTGCGCGTCCGCATGGCCCTGGCCCGCCGCCGCGGCCCGGTCCCGCGCAACCGGCAGGCGATGACGATGATCACCCTGTGCTGCGACGACCCCGAGAAGGTCACCGACGAGGTGGTCGACGTGCACCTCGCCCTGGCCGCGCGCCGGGGCTTCGTCGAGGAGACCGCCCGCGACTACAAGGCGGCCGCCAGCTCGATCGTGTTCACCGTCGCCCGCCGGCGCCGCTACGCCCGGCTGCTGCACTCGATCCAGACCCCGGTGCTGCTGCTGCACGGCACGAAAGACCGCCTGGTGCCGTTCCGGGTGGCCCGGGTCGCCGCCGCGGCCAACCCGAACTGGACCTTCCACCCGGCCACCGGTGTCGGGCACGTGCCGATGCTCGAGGCGCCGCTCTGGACGTCGCAGCGCATTCTGGAGTGGATCCAACCGGCGTGA